The genome window AAGCTTTTGAGGACAGTGCCTTCGTTGGATCAGACTGTGATTACATTTAATGGAGGTGGGGATGTCATATATGCAATTTTGCGACGCAACCTAGAAGAGATTACTTCAGCCATCAACACACGCCGTGTCCGACACCCACTATTCCCTGCCTTTCGCACTATTGATGCTGCGAATTACTCTGACATTGGTACTGTTCAAGTTGACCGTTGCATCCTCGACTTTGCCACCGATCCTACTGACACTTTTGTTGGGGTTATTGCCATGGATGATCATGAAGAGATGTTCTCATCTGCAAGGCTCTATGAGGTCGGAAGGAAGCGAGCAACCGATGATGATTCAGACCCTGATGATGGTGGTGACACAGACGAGGATGATGATGAAAATGAATCAGAGGCAGATATGGATTCGATCTTTGATGCTGACTTAGCTGGCGATGGTGACACTGATTCAGACGATATGAGTAATGAGGATGATGAAGATATTGACAGCGTGGACGAGCTAGATGATGGCGATTTAAATGAAGATGAGCTAGACTTTGAGGGTGGTCAAGGGTTGCTCGAGATCATGGCCGAGGGTGATGAGGATGTTGAGGACAGTGAAGTCATGGAGTCGTTCAGCAGCGGAGAGGAAGAGGATTTTGCTGGTCATGGTTTTGCCTTATGAACTCTGTGCCATCACATGATCAGACGGGCTTATGAGATAGATACCTGCATAAGTTCATCTTCTCTCCTTGGGACAGTCGAAAACAGAAATTTCATGGCAAACCAGCAAAACGATATAATGGATTGAAATCAAGGGTCCTTCGGTCCGTGGTAAACAATAATCACCCGTtatgcaatttttatgatattcgTCCTATTTATGTTATTACCTTCTTTGGTATTGAGATATCCCTCaatttttgttgaaatttgtgaCACCTTTTGTGAAGATTAAGTGCAGGATGCAAAAGATCAAGTGATTGACCTATGGATTCCTCGAGCAATGTGCATAGCAAACAAATGTGCCACAATTCAAAATTCACTCGGAAGGGAATTGACAGTGTCGTGTACTGAATCATCCTcagatatcaaacatgatatctggCATCGCTTCAAGCTTCATATGTTGTTTGAGACCTTGTGTTTCCGGTGGAACGGGGACATTGGCATCGAGTCATTGCTTGCGAGAGAAGCAAAGGCGACAAACATGTTGATTTTTTAACCTTTGCTTGATGCTATCCGCCTCTCATAAACTCAAAACAGGTGGCAACAAAACACGCTCTTGCGCACTTGGATTAGCATTTAGTTGGGTGATCGTGTTTATCCAGTAATTCTTATTGCACATACAAATGTTGAACATTTTGCTATGCCTGCTGAATTGATTCTTCTTCCAACAGAGCCTTTTTATTTAGTCGAGTGGAAATTACGTGCAGACTGGAAAGATAATTCAGTATAAGCAAATGATGATTTCACATGAAGTGGATTCTTTTTATTCTCAAACTCTCAAATTCTTTTAGTAGATTTGATCAACCATGACCCGCAATAATGGGAAGCGACATGGGCACAAATCGAGATGGATCCTATGACTTCTTTtcaactccaagtttgaatatATTGCATAGATATGAGGTGggcacaaatcaagtttttgagaTCAAATTAAATAAACTAGGGTTACAAGCGACATGCACACTTTTCCAAACTTCAAACTAGAACCCTATTTATTCGTTACCCAATGAACTGGGCGTAACAAAAGGTGTCAACTCAATTACCAATGTCCTTATCACTCCCTCCTCTTACGCTTGAACAGACTTTGTGCTTGCTGACAACTTGGATATCTTCTTATACGTTTTGTGTGACTCCGGTGGGCACCTTGTTGTGCAGCGTCTCGTCATCGTGCACGCCATGCTTGGTGGAATCGTACTTCTCCCCGTCGCCCCACAGCGCGTAGGCCTCCTCGCCGTGGACTGCGTCGTCGCCGATGGCGAGCTGCTCCTCCGACATGCGCAGCGGCATCACGTACCTAATGGCGACGCAGATGAGGGTGGTCATAACCACGTTCCACCCGATGACGAACATGGCACCCACCACCTGCTTCAGCACCTGCACAAGGCTACCGTAGATGAGGCCGCGGGAGTTGGTGACGGCGACGAAGAGGCCGCTGAGACGGGGTTCGGCGAAGATGCCGGTGGTTACGCCCCCGAGGAAGCCGGCGACGGCGTGGGTGTGGAAGACGCCGAGGGTGTCGTCCACTTTCTGGAGCAGGCGGGAGCGCTTGTGCACCACCATCATGGTGAACCAGGGAACGCTGCCAGATAGCATTCCCATTATTATGGCAGACCAACCGTGGACCAGCCCTGAGAGACATAAGAGAGTTGGGATCTTAGTGTTGCAGAGGAAGTAGACGATGGAGTGTGTGTAAGGTGAGCGTGGGGATGGCGTAGGACGAAGAGATGACGAGTACCTGCACCGGGAGTGATGCAGACGAGGCCAGTGATCATTCCCTGCACCGCTCCGATCACCGAGGGCTTTTTGAAGAAGATGGAGTCGAGGCACGTCCAGACCAGAAGGCTGGTGGCGGCGCAGATGTTGGTGTTGAGCACCGCGAGCGAAGAGTCTATGTTGGCGGCGTAGGGGTCGCCGCCGTTGAACCCCGCCCACCCCAACCACAG of Musa acuminata AAA Group cultivar baxijiao chromosome BXJ2-3, Cavendish_Baxijiao_AAA, whole genome shotgun sequence contains these proteins:
- the LOC135606566 gene encoding ammonium transporter 3 member 1-like, whose amino-acid sequence is MALPLAYQTGPAVPDWLNKGDNAWQMISATLVGLQSVPGLVILYGSIVKKKWAVNSAFMALYAFAAVWICWVTWAYNMSFGHHLLPFWGKAGPALGQKFLLNQAILPATEHDHKDGTVEMDELKLLYPMASMVYFQCVFAAITLILLAGSLLGRMNFKAWILFVPLWLTFSYTIGAFSLWGGGFLFQWGVMDYSGGYVIHLSSGIAGFTAAYWVGPRSTKDRERFVPNNLLLMLAGAGLLWLGWAGFNGGDPYAANIDSSLAVLNTNICAATSLLVWTCLDSIFFKKPSVIGAVQGMITGLVCITPGAGLVHGWSAIIMGMLSGSVPWFTMMVVHKRSRLLQKVDDTLGVFHTHAVAGFLGGVTTGIFAEPRLSGLFVAVTNSRGLIYGSLVQVLKQVVGAMFVIGWNVVMTTLICVAIRYVMPLRMSEEQLAIGDDAVHGEEAYALWGDGEKYDSTKHGVHDDETLHNKVPTGVTQNV